The following coding sequences are from one Diabrotica virgifera virgifera chromosome 2, PGI_DIABVI_V3a window:
- the LOC126879837 gene encoding L-xylulose reductase-like, producing MEINFKGKTALVTGASQGIGREIAKQLVKCQANVIAVARNAENLASLKKEACSIRIIPLDCSDWNATENALKDIGPIDLLVNNAGLAVLGPLTEVKEEDVDRTFGINIKAMIHISKIVVNGLLARKAPGSIVNISSQASLVGLNNHTVYCASKAAVDGFTRAAALEYGPNNIRFNAVNPTVILTAMGRLGWSDPAVAKPMLDKIPLKRFGEVHEVVDAVTYLLSDKASMITGHCLPIDGGYVSS from the coding sequence ATGGAGATTAATTTCAAAGGAAAAACAGCTCTTGTCACAGGAGCCAGCCAAGGAATCGGTAGAGAGATTGCTAAACAACTAGTTAAGTGCCAAGCAAATGTTATTGCCGTTGCAAGAAACGCCGAAAATTTAGCCTCACTCAAAAAAGAAGCATGCTCTATAAGGATCATCCCGCTTGATTGTTCAGACTGGAATGCCACTGAAAACGCTCTCAAAGATATTGGACCGATAGATTTGCTCGTCAACAATGCTGGTTTAGCAGTTTTGGGCCCTTTAACTGAGGTTAAAGAAGAAGACGTGGATAGAACGTTTGGCATTAATATCAAAGCCATGATTCATATATCGAAAATTGTGGTCAACGGTCTTTTAGCCCGAAAAGCACCCGGATCTATTGTCAACATCTCATCTCAAGCTTCTCTGGTCGGCCTGAACAATCACACAGTATACTGTGCCTCAAAGGCAGCCGTGGATGGGTTTACAAGAGCCGCCGCTCTGGAATATGGACCCAATAACATCAGATTCAATGCAGTTAACCCCACAGTCATTTTGACAGCTATGGGTAGACTTGGCTGGTCAGATCCCGCTGTTGCTAAGCCCATGTTGGATAAGATACCGTTGAAGCGTTTTGGAGAAGTCCACGAAGTAGTTGATGCAGTTACTTACTTGTTGAGTGATAAAGCTAGTATGATTACTGGTCATTGTCTACCCATCGATGGAGGTTATGTTTCTTCGTAA